A single Sporosarcina sp. FSL W8-0480 DNA region contains:
- a CDS encoding sulfite exporter TauE/SafE family protein, translating to MAYILLAIIGAISGIMGSIVGLGGGTILVPLTLLVGINLGWIPGITPQSVVGISVIMMIFNGLSSTLSHMKGKTVDFRTGWIFFAGSIPGLIIGAFVNKGIDLQSFNLYFGILLIVLSILLLTRKYLKPIRWFVDHGKPITFIDKNGETHVYGYPIWVALILTFIIGFASGLFGIGGGTMIVPALILLFLFPPHVAVGTSMFIVFLSAIANSATHISLGHVPWLYALPVIPGAYIGGMIGTKLNKKMNSDTLVLVLRIMLLLFGIRSIIEGIWG from the coding sequence ATGGCGTATATATTGTTGGCTATTATTGGTGCAATATCGGGCATAATGGGTTCGATTGTCGGGCTTGGGGGCGGCACGATTCTCGTTCCATTGACATTATTAGTTGGTATTAATCTCGGTTGGATTCCGGGCATCACTCCGCAAAGCGTAGTCGGGATTTCAGTCATTATGATGATCTTCAACGGTCTATCTTCAACCCTATCACATATGAAAGGGAAGACGGTTGATTTCAGGACGGGCTGGATCTTTTTCGCAGGCTCTATACCTGGTTTGATAATTGGTGCATTTGTGAATAAAGGAATTGACTTGCAATCATTTAATCTATATTTTGGCATTTTGCTTATTGTCCTTTCTATCCTTTTGCTTACACGTAAATATTTGAAGCCGATCAGATGGTTTGTAGATCATGGAAAACCGATTACATTTATTGATAAGAATGGAGAAACTCATGTATACGGGTATCCAATCTGGGTTGCACTCATTCTGACATTTATCATCGGATTTGCTTCCGGCCTATTCGGCATTGGAGGAGGCACGATGATTGTACCTGCACTTATTCTATTATTTTTATTCCCGCCACATGTGGCAGTGGGGACGTCAATGTTCATCGTCTTTCTTTCAGCGATTGCGAACTCCGCCACCCATATTTCATTAGGGCATGTCCCTTGGCTCTATGCTCTTCCGGTCATACCCGGCGCCTATATCGGCGGAATGATTGGAACGAAGTTAAATAAGAAGATGAATTCAGATACATTAGTTCTCGTTTTACGAATCATGCTATTGTTATTTGGAATAAGATCGATTATTGAAGGAATTTGGGGATAA
- a CDS encoding bifunctional UDP-sugar hydrolase/5'-nucleotidase, which produces MQNSLEKIHLYHTNDVHSHFDSWPQISRFLRSEREKHEAGKEACFLFDIGDHVDRSHPFTEGTIGKGNITLLNHAGYDAVTIGNNEGITMSKKALTNLYEGAEFDVILCNLKETDGSIPNWLEPYQIYETEKGTRIGVIGATAMYTEFYQRLGWRIEEPRKAIQSIVHQVQDETDVIVCLSHLGIHEDRLLAEECKQIDVILGAHTHHLFMEGELVNETLLTATGKFAEYVGHITISLDESKRVIGKKAEVIHVNKMELLKEDVKAVNTLISAGNEAMEEKVFYNAEPLKQQLFKESSLSSFFGRAMIEYTDADCAMFNAGIFLSSLEKGWVTKRQLHSMLPHPINPCVISLSGSELLEVYTLAQNKEWPKLEIKGLGFRGTLMGKMIFERLYKNKQGELFAGNRQVVPSESYKLATLDMFTFGFFFPSLQQAEKEYYMPELIRDLVGWYGKQKA; this is translated from the coding sequence ATGCAAAACTCTTTGGAGAAAATTCATCTTTATCATACGAATGATGTCCACAGCCATTTCGACAGTTGGCCACAAATTAGTAGATTTCTCCGCTCCGAAAGAGAAAAGCATGAAGCGGGAAAGGAAGCCTGTTTTTTATTCGACATTGGTGACCATGTTGACCGTTCACATCCATTTACGGAAGGGACGATTGGCAAAGGGAATATTACCTTATTGAACCATGCGGGATACGATGCAGTGACAATTGGAAACAATGAAGGGATTACAATGTCAAAAAAGGCATTAACGAATCTTTATGAGGGCGCGGAGTTTGACGTAATCCTATGTAATTTGAAAGAAACAGATGGCTCCATTCCAAATTGGTTGGAGCCTTATCAAATATATGAAACTGAAAAAGGTACTCGAATCGGAGTCATTGGTGCAACGGCAATGTATACGGAATTTTATCAGCGACTTGGCTGGCGAATCGAAGAACCAAGGAAAGCGATACAAAGTATTGTTCATCAAGTCCAAGATGAAACGGATGTCATCGTCTGTTTGTCCCATTTAGGGATTCATGAGGATAGATTGTTGGCGGAAGAGTGCAAACAAATTGATGTCATCTTAGGGGCACATACCCACCATTTATTTATGGAAGGCGAGCTTGTGAATGAAACTCTCCTAACAGCAACTGGGAAATTTGCGGAATATGTAGGCCATATTACGATATCCTTGGATGAATCCAAAAGGGTTATCGGAAAAAAGGCTGAAGTGATTCATGTGAATAAAATGGAGCTGCTCAAAGAGGATGTAAAAGCCGTCAATACATTGATCAGTGCTGGAAACGAGGCAATGGAGGAAAAGGTGTTTTACAATGCCGAGCCGCTTAAACAGCAGCTGTTCAAAGAAAGCTCACTTTCATCGTTTTTTGGCAGGGCTATGATCGAATACACAGATGCGGATTGCGCCATGTTCAATGCGGGTATTTTCTTAAGTAGCCTTGAAAAGGGATGGGTGACGAAGCGCCAATTGCATTCAATGCTTCCTCACCCGATCAATCCATGTGTAATTTCGCTTAGCGGAAGTGAATTACTTGAAGTTTACACTCTTGCCCAGAACAAGGAGTGGCCAAAGCTCGAAATCAAAGGACTCGGTTTCCGCGGTACGCTTATGGGGAAGATGATTTTTGAAAGATTATACAAAAATAAACAAGGTGAACTATTTGCCGGAAATCGGCAAGTAGTCCCAAGTGAATCATACAAGCTTGCTACACTCGATATGTTCACATTCGGTTTCTTCTTTCCGTCATTGCAACAGGCAGAAAAAGAATATTATATGCCGGAGTTGATACGAGATCTCGTCGGTTGGTATGGAAAGCAGAAGGCATAA